The stretch of DNA AAGCCCTGTTTTGTGAAGTTCAAACTCAGCAAGGCAGACAGCAGCCTCAACAGCACCAACAATGAAAACCACCTTTGTGATTGGACCCCTGTGACACCCCAGCTCCTTCTTGTAATTTTTCCCAGGAACCCCGCAATGGCCACATTGAACACCTTGATCTCCCTAAAATACATGATGTTCTTTTGTGCCTCTGGCCTTTTTCCTGCTGTCCTCTCTCCCTTGGGAAGCCCTCTCCTCCTGGGGTGACCTGACCTCCGGGCCCCTACTTCTactcagcaaaatattttttctgtaaatctccCTTCCCCTCTTGTACCTATCCCTTAGAGTTGAGCAAACCGGTGAGTGAACGCAGGAATAAAGCCCCACACTTCAAGGGGCATACGCAGGACAGAGGAGGTGCTGAGTATGAGTACTGAAACCAGCCGCTTAGGTCTGAATCACTTTTTGGCTTCGTAACGTCAGGCAAGTTACCGACACTCCATGACTCATGCTCTTATTCTGGGAAATGGAGGCAGTAATTTTTTCCTCATTGGGTTGTGTGCATCAGTGGGCACGGCAATAAATACTAGATGCTATTGCTGGCACTGCCTCTCGTCACTGGGACAACAATAATCTAATTTAGGAAGTAGGAGGCAAGCACCCAACACTGGTGGACAGCAAAGTGTTAAGTGCATTTAATGAAACAATATAGTAGGTTGTAGCAGActctagaatttctttaaaaagctgtAGTCTAGAAGAGCTTCACAGAAGCACTGGACATGGAAAGATAAGGTTCAGGGGTGAGGAGAATACATTTCCATCAGGGGAGAGGAATCACATGAAATCAGTTAGTATAGGAAGCAGAATGAGTAATGTCTTAGGGGGACAAGAAGAGAGGattcagtatttctttccttcgtgactcccttctctgtctctgacttACCTGCATGGCTTCTCCTGTACTATATATGTTTCCAATGAGGCCATCTTCCTTTTTCTGAGACAGAATCTTCCTTATCAGTGACCCTATATGACCACCAATGATCTCTAAATCCTGTTTATACATTATGTTCTGACTATTTGTTTTATCCCTCATCACACAGGTCAGAGCCAGGACAGCCATCGCACCAGTATCTGCCAGGAAATAAAACATCAGTGATAAGGTGAGTGACCAACCATTCCGGTTTGCCTTGGACCAAGGGATCTCCTGGTGTGTAGGATTATCATTGCCGAAAAAGAGGCAGATCTGGGCAAACTGAGAAGACTGGCCATGCTAGTTGATAATGGGAGAAAAGGACTTGAAGTAGAGCAGTTCTTCCAGCATTAACCACTCAAATATTTCAAGATCCCTTCCTTATGTTGTGTAACCCTGGGCCTCGTACTCAATAACTCACCTGCTGGTCATAGAGACACATATGGATTTGCAGGGGCATACACGTGAATAGTCTTTCCCTTCAACATCTTGGCTTCCGATTGTTTTCATCTCTCAGCCATATTGGCAAAAGAGTCGAGAGAACTCAGGAGGATAAATCAAAATATGTCTTTGCAACGTTCCAATGTTTCCCTTAGGCTGATCAACAGCACTTAAGAGAACTGTTTTCCAATAAAGCTTCTTAAGAGGGAGGATGAGGCAAGAGATTGGAAGAAGGGAGGATAAGGCCTTTTTTCTGGTTTGTTACTTAGTTCCCCCTGCATTCTTTAGCTGTGGTACCTTCCCTCTCCCATAGAAAGAAATCTCACATTCTCCCTATTATCCAGAGACGTCGAGTGGCCATTTTCTTTGGGCTTCTTGGAGAAAGATGAGCTTGTGTATCTGGGTCCAGAGGGGCTGAGCAACAGAACTAGCTCTCTAGAGGGAGCCTCTTTTTGGATGTGTGAGCTGACCCAGGAGAAAATTTCCAGTCCTTCTCTATTGGGGATACAGACGTTATTGATCAATATATTGGGCCTTGTCCCTGAAGAGGTTGTGTTGTCCAAGTAAGCCCACACATATAAATGGTCCCAGTAAAttagagaaagaggcaaagtTAAGATTAGTGAATTCcgctgttttcctttttctaatacTTACACTTGCTAAAATGTCTTATACGAAGATTCTCACCAtctatccttattttacagatgggaaaattaaGGCCAAGAGTTAACATccatagggcacctggggggctcaggcagATAATGTTTGatggttggctcaggtcatgatctcagggtcctgggactgagccccatgtctggctctgtcatcagtggggagtctgcttctccctttccctttgccccttccccaactcatgcacacacactctctctctctcaaaaataaataagtaaaaaatatatcttttaaaaaagttaacatCTCTTGGTTATATAATTCAAAGAAGAGGTAGCTTAGGAACTGGATCTTTCTACTGTATTACACATCTAGAAAGATGCTTAaagcctcctccccccaccccccacatccaTTCCTTTCAAGAAGAGAATTCTCCTCCCTGATCACTAGCGTTAAGAGGGTAAAAAAGCGTCCAAGTATTTACTGGTAGaaaaacttgaaggaaaagaCTTACCGGTGACCATGTCCTCTCCACTGAGGGAATTGGGTGTAATGACTCACCTACTGAGAACTGTCCATGAAAatagtagtttttattttcaggattgAATTTTGTAGCAACTATAGAGATTGAGTAATTCCCACTGAACAGACACAAGGCCAAAACGTCCAGGCTGAGCTGGTAGTAGTTAGTCAGTGGATTATCATCATGTTCTTCTGTCAGGGAGGAAAGACATACCTTACTCATGGAaacaatatttgaataataaaatttcagtCTATTCCTACTTGCtttattagaatttcttttttttttcttttttttataataaatttattttttattcgtgttcaatttaccaacatacagaataacacccagtgctcatcccgtcaagtgcccccctcagtgcccgtaacccattcacccccacccccgccctcctccccttccaccacccctagttcgtttcccagaattaggagtctttatgttctgtattagaatttctttggaaattaagGAGAggtgagtgagagagggaggaaggtcATTTGTAGAATCAGCAAACCTGAGAAATGTAAAGGCTGCTAAGGATCTTCAAATTCAACTTAACTCTTTTTACTTTATAACTGAGGAAACTGGGCTCTAAAGAGATTAAAATACCATCCTGAGACTCAGGTGGTTACAGAGCTAGGACTAGAACCCAGATTTCCTGCCGCTAAGCGTCTTGCACTTTCGAGGGTAACGTGTCCAACCTAGAAGTAGAAGCAGAAGTAGAGGCCATCTCAAAAGGAGATGAGCTCGTAGAGGCTTAATGATCAATAGGGTAAATACTGGGTGGGCGTTCGGATTAAAACAACGCACGTCGCGAGCAGCCACCACAGTCAGCGTGTTTTTCCTGGCGGGGAAGTGCTCCTGGCCTCGGTAGCTCTCCTGTGAGTGTGGATCGAGTGCTTTCATACTGACGACATAGTGTCTGTGTTCTCAGCTATTTCTGGTGCATTTCACTATTTGTCTAAAAGCCACGCTTCTGCAGAACGAGACAACGGTCTCCTATaagcttgtgtgtgtgcgtgtgcatcgTCATAAGCAAGGTGGATGTAGAGTCGGTGCTCGTTTGAATGTGTTTGAAAACTCAAGATGCACGttgaaagagggaagaagggcaAGTGATCCGCAAAGATGCGTGGGGTGcatagaaggaagaggagaaggaaaggccGAGGGGAAACTTTGTTCAGTTCTGAACCAGTGGAGGAAAACACTAGGTCATCCAGGGTCTCTGAACATTTGATTCTCacccatattttttatttcttcttggaatttattttctagttgtttgACCAGGTCtgagtaatttttaaacatttcatcagGCCTTTTACATGCTCCCAAAGCCAGGATAGACAAGGCAAGCTGTCCCGAGGTTAAAGaggactctgaaaaaaaaaatgttcaagtttaACGAGGTACCTGCTtgtgatttttctcggcctcctgTCTGTCTTGTGACTAACATTACCtgtcagttctttctttttttctactctctACCAATATTTTATTGTTCTCTTCCTTATTCCCAAAGCGGAGACTTCTAGCAGTGTGGTATAAATGCAAGCTAGTTCACAGTCTTCCCCATGAAATCATAGGAGGTTTTTGGAATCATGGGAtccttataaaaattttaaaagaaaaaaagtagataatGATGCCTTGGGATTTACTCTCTTATAGGTGCTGTCTTGCCAAGATAGTAATACTTGGATGTTCTTCCTTACAGGGTATCAACATTCTCAGACCTCTTGTAACTCTGACAAtaatcctgtgaggtaggtaggGGGGCTTCATCTCCCCCTTATCCCAGTGAGGAAGCTAAGGCTCAGGATTGGCACAAAGGACTCAGGGTGGAGCCGCCCTCAAcccctggctcagttggttaagtgtccgactcttgattttggctccggtcatgatcccagggtggtggggCGGAGCCGTGGGGGTCTCTGTCCCAAGCGCAGGGGGCTCTGTCTCCGTCTCCCTCCTCCCTAAGCACAAACAGGAACAGAGACAACCCAGTCCTCCTCTGTCTTTCCGCACTTCTCTTGCTACCGCCAGCTTCCTGACGAGCCCTACCCTGTCTGGTTGTGAACTCAGCTCGCATAACACTCTCCGTGGGTAAGAGTCtatggtttcttttgcttttccttgtgACCTTTTGAAGGAAAATGCTTTACAGGACCCAAAGAAGTAGGGCCCAGCTACGGAGTACTGGGCAGGGGATTGGTGCTTGGGGCACCGCTGTCCCCTCAGGTCCTACAGCTAGGGTAGGTGCAGCAGGGCTTCTGCGGTTCTGCCTAATACAGCTGGCGGGAGGTCATAGGTCAGTCTTGCCCCACACCTTCGAGGGAACGTAGGCACTCACCTTTATTTTCCACGGAGCGAACGATTTGTCTCATCAGCTTTTGCTCTTGGGTTTGGTTCAGGATCCCACCAAGTCTGAGGGACAGTAGGACATTGGCGGCCTGGATTCCTTTGCTATATTTTGAATTGATCATTGTGTTTATCAGAGGATTTAGAGCGGTGTAGTTTTCTCTGCTTATCTCTGCGGCAGGAGAGGAGGAAATAAGAAATGCACACTGAGAACACATTAAGGAACAGGAACGCTAGGAACAGAGGTGGCGTTAATACATTTAGTAACAGATACGGTGCCCACGGAGCGATCCCGCGGCCACGGGCTATGTTGCTGGAACAATCCACAGGTGGGTCTGGATCTCTGCTATGTCACGGTTATTACTCCTTCCCTAACTAGCGTGGAAGCGTCTCCATGTTCTAACAGCTGTTCCAGCCTGACCTTTGTGTACGGGCAGAGTACCAGTCCTCCCGGGAGATTTAGTATCCTTCCCTGACTTGGAGGGTGAGGCCTGGTGGGTGTCCTTAAGACCTCCGTAACTGAAGGCTTAACGGAGACTAGGCTACACGTCTTCTGACTCCCAGTCTGTAGTCCTTTCTACTTGCCAGATTCAgttctttcccttctccatctTCTGACTCCATCAGGTTAATATCGACAGAAAGAAGGCAGCAGCTTTAAGTTACGGTGGTGACTGACCCCAGAGCTGAATTGTCTGCTTGCCCAACCGGCCTGGCATCAAGATCGTTATTTAGCAGCATGGACCTTTCAGAAAACCCTCTAATCGTAGCCCACATCTCAAGGGAAAGGATGAGGAGAGTCACATTCTACTGTGGAAGTGAAAAGAGGGTCCAGAGACCCCAAGAACTGGAGGCAAATTAGGAGAGTTCATTACCAGttaaaacattcttaaatatactttgttcaggagcacctggttggttcagttggttaaatggttgactcttgatttcagctcaggttatgacttcagggttgtgggatcaaacccaACGTTGGGCTCTAcggtcagtgtggagtctgccccttcccctgctcatggtcacactctcactctcactctctctctctctctcaaataaataaataaataaaagtttaaaaatgtactttgttCACACTTCCGAGAAAAATCCTACCCATCTCCAGATTATCTCTTGGGTTAGTGGGATACTGAGAAGAGCATAAGCCCTATGTCAGCTGGACCTTGGTGGAATTCTTCATACTTAGGACTCTGAGTGATTTATGTCATTTTCCTGACCTTCCCTTAGTTTAAAATTGTGTGTATTAACatctattatataatatatatgtatatagtatatatgtatatatgtatatgtgtatacatatatactatacataataaaattatatgtatattagacAAGAAGTCACTTAATATActgtaaaataaacacatattatCAGTTTTAGCTCAACTGGAGTCTCTATCACTCTACTTAGGGAATCAAGGAAGTGTGTGTTCTCTCCACACAGCATGGGGTTCAGaatcatgactctgagatcaggagtcacatgctctaccagccAGGCACCAGTCtacctttcttctctttaaaagagAATCAGGGAGATCTGAACCAGTGGTGGTAGAAAGTCCTGGTTTGGTACCAGAACAATCGGACAATTGTTGGGTCATGTCAGAGATTTTGTGGAAGCATCCAGTTCAGCAGATTTTCTGGCACTGAAATAGACTTTTTGGTTCCTGGGCTGCAACTCGTCAGTTTCCTTGACCACTAAAGACAAAAGTTAATTATTTTGTACAATGAATTCAAGTTCGAAAACTCCACAGAGACCCCCTGTTCTTAAGATACAACAGAGGAAATGACAGACCAGGAAGGAAAATTAGAGTCAGAAGAGTTTGTGCTTTAGCTTGTGTGAACACAGGTCTTTCTGCTGGGCCGTTCGCCTCTTCTTGTAGGCTACAGAGCACCAGGAAGATGGCCACAGATGGCAGCATGTAGTCATCCTTGGACTGGGTTTAAGCTCAGTTCCAGGGTGAAGACATACAAAAGAGGAATCATGCACCTGAGAGCTATACCAGACTTCATGAGATCACCTGCTTCAACACCTTTCCCCAATTATGCTCAATGTATGGATGAAGCcaaaaaaattcataaacattGAATCATTCAGCTAGTAAGGAGTCATACTACACCTGaaccagtttttctttctcttaatttttaatagaatcaCAGAATCTTGGGATCCTATGCCCAGAGGAGAGATGATGGGCTTGTACCCATGTCCTGTGGGGAAAACTTGGAAGGAAGGAGATGTATAGCTTGGAACATCTAAACTCAATGATGACAGGAAAGAAGGCTTCATTATTTGGAAGGAAAGATTGCATCCCAAAttcaaaaaataactttctaTGATTTTGAAGAACTTCTGGGATCATGAATATTCTATcattgaaaatgaagaagaatagACAGTTGCTTGGTAGGGTTGCTACGGtggagaaaatctgaatatagaaAGAACCATTAGGCAAGTTAGCATTGAATCTATGACCCCTCTTCACATATTTTTGGGGCTCTCCTCACCATGCCCTACCACATTTTACATGACTCATGGAGTCCAACCACATATATAACTGGAATAGGATCTTTTCTCAGGCCCCTCTACACAAATCCCCTGCCAGTAGACTTTAGAAGACTATCACACTAGGAGCGATTTTAGCTCAAAGCATACTTACCACAGATCTCGCATTGTTGCCTTGGAATAAGAGAAAACAATAGGAGCCCCACTAGGGGCAGCTGGTGGGATGGTATCATCTCTCCAAGAGTGTTCTGGAGTGGTGAGGGAATTTGAGTGTTCTGACTATTTATTGGGTGATGACGGAAGGTAATGAGAGCTCCTCCTTTAGCTTGCTTCACCTTATTTCACTTAAACAAATATTGAGCAATGTCAGGGGGTGTGGTCAAATGTATTTATCCAAGAATTGTGATAAACCAAGAAGAAGACTTGAAAGATATGGTCAAGTAGGatgaggaaataattttctttgtttcgTATCCCAAACTTTAGGATTCACATTCATTACTTGTCTTCAGCACAAtgagaataaattatatttccctcttttctatTCCACTTtggctgtatttttatttatgcctCTTGAAACATTAAATTTGATGGGGCAAAGGCTTAAAACATATAAACATGGAAGTAGAAGTTGTGAGACTGAAATTGAACCAGGCAAGATGAAGGAGACTGGCACATGAGGGTCTTGGGCATAGTGGTTTTTTGATGctctacatgatttttttttctaagataggTGCCCTGAGAGTTTCATTACCCAGGAGGAAAATCACAGACATGTACACTGGATGCAGGTTTTTGCTGCACCAGGAAAGATGTCACAAGCTCTATGTGAGAAGTGTTGTAGAGAATACTAACAGTCTGGCCTTGAGATGTTCACTATGGGTTGGCAAGATGGTAGAGTAGGAGGTCCCCTGCTCATATCCCCTCCCACCAGCACCAATCATCTTAGCAGCCATCCATTGACAACAGTTTCTATGTAGGGGCTTTGTGTTCCAGGTAGGAGGTTGTAAAACCTCAGCCGAGAGCTGTATGGAAAAGGCACACCAAAGAAAAAGACTTGTATTCACAAAAGCTAAAGCACAGAATTTGCCAACTCTACGttttcttccttgcctttttccctGTTGCATCCTGAAGAGCCAGGCTTCCTGACCATGGTCCTGGATACAGACCAGAAAACAGCTTCATCTCCTTGTGGACTTGGCTATATTCCTGTTTGGCACTGGTCCTAAGAATAGCACCATCAGCCAAGGGACCCAGAAGGAATCATGCACACCTGAGCCTTGGATGATAGGCCTGCTGATCTTGGTTAGAGCTATGGACTCTGAAGCAGACGTGGCCTGGCTCCAACGTCAGCCGTGGTCTGGAAGCAGTCTTGCCCATCCAGGGACCTAGCGGGAGACAGACACACCCATCGGTGTCTAGGAGGCGGGCTGGCTGAGCTTGGTCCAACTATGGATCCTGAAGTGACCCTGTGACTTGCCTCTGTCCCCACTCAGAGATGGTTCAGGGACAGTCCTGCTCATACAAAGACCTGTCCAGTGATCCAGCAGGAGCCAGGACCATCATGCACCTGATAATAGGCTTGCGGTTTACAGACCCAGCTGAGGATCCAGCAGCAGCCAGGTGACCCAGTTCCAACCTTGAGTGACTGTGATCCCAGAGGCAATCCCAGCAGCCCAGGAGTCTGACAGGAGAAGGTCTTCACCTGCTGAAAACCGGCTGTAAGGATGGAGAGGTGTTTGCTCCTCCAAACACATAGACACAAGTGTTAAGTCCAGACAGAGCACAAAGCAGACAAACATGACGCCactaaagaaaactaataaatacacttaacagacatataggaaaaaacaaggcaaagaaactccttgacattggtcttggcaattttttttttttttgatttgacatgaaagcacaaacaacaaaccaaaaattAGCAAGTGGGACTACTTCAAACTGGAAAGCTTTTGcagaacaaagaaacaataaacagaataaagaggagacctatagaacagaaaaaaatattaggtcCCATGTATCTAATAAGGTTTtcatatcaaaaatatataaggaacttctaCAACTCGATAGCAATCCCCTCCATAATCCCattggaaaatgggcaaaggacctgaatagacatttttccatagaagacaCACCAAGGCCAATGGGTAcatggaaaggtgctcaacaccactaatcatcaggCAAATGCGTATCAAAACcgcagtgagatatcacctcccacCTGTTGGAATGGCTGGTATTAAAGCGATAACAAGTGTTGGCTTGGGTGTGGAGAAACCCTTGTGCAatgttgttggtgggaatgtaaattgatatagttattatggaaaacagtatggaggttcctcaaaaattaaaactggaactaccatatgatccaggaatcctaCACATATATCCACAGGGATAGTTACGCTCTTACgttctttgcagcattattcacgagagccaagatatggaatcaaTCTAAGTGTCCGATGaggaacagataaagaaaatgtggtatgtatattCAGTGCAATATTAGTCgcccatgagaaagaaagaaatcctgttatttgcaacaacatggatggaacccgaggatattatgctaaatgaaataaatcagacaaagaaagagcGTATTATATCACTTATATATGGCATCttgaaaaagtcaaactcatagaaggaGATGGTAGGATGGTGGAGGAATTGGGGCCACGGGCTGGGGGAtctggggagatgttggtcaaagggtatgaGCTCTCAGCTGTAGGGTGAAcaaattctggggatctaatgtacagcatcatagtcatgttttatttatgtctCCTGAGAGATTAGGCTTGATGGGGCAGAggcttaaaatacataaaaatggaagTAGGAGTTGTAAGCCTGAAATTGGAGCACTCCACTAAaactgatctcaggatcacaagTCGTGTCCACACTGCTGCTTTCAATGAAGATTTAAAGTTCTCATTTATCTCATCTGAGACTGATTACTCTTTTCTCCGTACTTACTTTTCTTGGCTAGAACTCTATCCTTTATggagtgttttctctttctactgaTCCTTTTCTGATCCTTATGATCAGTCCTGACTGCCTGTTTTTGCTGTTCTCTTGCTGGTTCCTCCTAAGGCACTTACATTTTCTAAAAGTTGTAATATTCTAAGGTTCAATGTCTAAaacccttctttctccttcagtaATCTCATCAAATCTCAAAGCTTTAAATGAAACCTACATGCTAATGCTCTTAAAATTAAATCGCCATACAGGGCATATCTTTAATTTTCGACCTGATCTTGCCCTTGCTCATGTGATTTACTTGGGTCAATAGGAAGTTAGCAAATACGATGTAAGAGGAAGTTTGAAAATTGCTTTTGCATCAAATTCTGTGGTTTGGATCCTGAGACCCTCGTGCATGTGTCTGCGCAGGAGCTGGCCTGCTGGAAATTCCACACAGAGAACTCCCGCATTCCAGTTGTCAGCCTGCCACTGCCTGAGGCTGTGTGAGGAGATTTTAGATTGTCTAGCATTGGTTGAACCACCAGATGAATAAAATAACACGAATAACCCTGGCCAAGATTAATAGAGTACCTAGCTAGACCTGGCCCAAATTGTTGACCCATCgatttgtgagaaaaaaaaaaagaaagaaaaaaaaaaacaaaaagaaaagcctgtGTTAAGCCACCAGGTTTCAGAGTGGGGAGTTTTGCAGCAGTAGATAACTGACATGcgatatttagaatttttttttttccagttatataGTTTAAGCAATACTTTAGCAAGCTAATCCCCTATTTCATTCCTAGGTACTCCATGATTCATTAATTGATGTCAGAGATCTCCGCAGGTTAAAGTATTCCTATTGTTATTCTGGTTGCGTTGCCTAATAGGGCAATTGCTCCAACCTTGTCTTGGATGATGAAGTGCTGTCATCTAATCTGGCTAATTTAGGATGACATTATACCAGTTGGGATCTTTGGCCAGCTCTCTCACGATTATTCCCAACCATTTCCTCTTGTTAATTCATTCCTTAATGCCATCATGAAGAGAATATTCTCTGGACTCTCCCCTGGGGAGGAAAGAGTCAAGGTGGATGGGTTGCCCCTTCATAAAGTCCTCTTCAGTATTGCCAGGTCCTTAAGCCTCTGATGGTGTATTTTGAGCATCACATTCTTACTCATGTAGGTCACGACTGAGTCCAGCTTCTATACTATCAACCAAGAAAAATGGTGGAGCCACTTGCtgttgctcaaggtcacacatttCATAGTCTCTGGTGGTTGCATCTATATTGATAAGTTTGGCATCATCCAACATTATACTGTGTCTTCTCTGGTCTAACACACCAAGAATCCAAATCCAGACATGCTTCTTAGGTTTCTGCAAATGTTAATTAGGGAGATTTCGTAAttagttttgtgttcttttttttttttttaattttttaaatatttatttatttatttatttatttatttatttatttatttattttagttttgtgtttaAACTATCTTCTCTTGGGTCTAAGTTTGCCGCTGTCTTCTTGGGTAACAGTGATGTTCCCGAGACAACGCGTGATCATAGGCACAGGCTTTAAGGAGAACAGGCCTGTCCTTGCAAGAAAACTGCATCAAATGAGATCATCATAGGGTCTCCAAGCAAAGGAAAGCCAATCTTTTCAGTCAGGataggaaaagcaaaaggaagtttCAAAGTGATTGGGTGATTCAAGAATCCCAGATtcttcaaagtattttcaaagCACTCACCTTAGGTCTCAGAGTCCTTCCTAGTCAATGACCAAATCTTTGCTGTGGAGGCTTTGGTGGGCTACACACTAAACTTCCATTctgtcttcaaaaaaaataaaaaataaaaaaaataaacttccattcTGTAAAGCTGCACAGTCAGATTGTAGCTTCAATTCTCCAAGTCCCCTGGCCTGTGGGTGTAAGAAATAATTGCATCTGGTCAGGCTTGAGTAGAAGCTGTCTGTCTTTCTGACTGTAAGTTGAACAGATTAAGATCTTGAATTTGCAATTTTATTCCTGTAAGCTGACCTGTGATGTCAGAAGCAGCATCTCACCACATGGTCCCCTTAATTATTCCTGCAATCACAGCCAACCACAGAAGCCGACTGATCTCCAAAAATCTTGCCCTCAACTGGCCCAACATGCTAAGAAATAATAGATGACAGAGAAGCCAGTGCAATGCTACCATATGCTATTAATATGTTAATGATgtgattaatatatattaatatgttacACATGTAAcaccacatgtttttttttaagattttattatttattcatgagagacagagagagagagtgagagacggagacagagacagagacacaggcagagggagaagcaggctccatgcagggagcccgatgcgggactcgatcctgagacttcaggatcacaccccgggctgaaggcggctctaaaccactgagccacccaggtgtccgtgttatttttttctaaccacATGTAATTAATAAGTCATTTTCTACTGACAGTGACACGATACTGCATTCCTACCAGCGTAAATAAGCCAACATCCTAACGTAAGGCTCTATTTTGTAAGACCACTCCTGCTTTGAACTGCGTTGGTCAGGGTCCAGTTAGGAAAGTGGAAAACAAGCCAGGCAGTTCGATCGAGTGATTTAATAATATGAGGGTTCAGTTTCTGAGGTTTGTGGGAActgagagaagaaatagaagataggAGTTTACTCCTATCAGAGTTTAGCAATTGCAGAGGGACACCATCCCAGCCCTGGAGAGGCCGATGGAGGTGACGGAAAATAGGGCTGTGTGGCAGGATGTAGGCCCACTGGAGGTGTCTCAGAAGAGATTCAGGGGAAGAAACAGCCTAgaccctcctctttctcttttcctgtcctcCAGTCTCCTGGCAATGCCTCTGCCATGTCCCCTCTGCTCTTCCAGCGGCAGTGAGGTTGCACGCACGTTGACAATCAAAGTCATGAAGCACAACAGGCTTCACCCAGGATCGGGTTTACTTAGCCATACAGAAGACTCCATGGCACGAAACTCCTCAGCACGCACAGAATCAACACAGAGGAGATGTTGTGACTCCCAGGCACAGCTT from Canis lupus dingo isolate Sandy chromosome 21, ASM325472v2, whole genome shotgun sequence encodes:
- the TCN1 gene encoding transcobalamin-1 isoform X2, with the protein product MIPSHQLPLVGLLLFSLIPRQQCEICEISRENYTALNPLINTMINSKYSKGIQAANVLLSLRLGGILNQTQEQKLMRQIVRSVENKESSLTSGQLALSILALGACKRPDEMFKNYSDLVKQLENKFQEEIKNMEHDDNPLTNYYQLSLDVLALCLFSGNYSISIVATKFNPENKNYYFHGQFSVDTGAMAVLALTCVMRDKTNSQNIMYKQDLEIIGGHIGSLIRKILSQKKEDGLIGNIYSTGEAMQALFVSSHYYKKSQWDCQKTRNKVLEEIPKGVFRMPTAAAQILPALLGKTYLDVNKDSPCVYKSGAFNLSTQEPTSGPPAVSHPQIQVNYSVVINTTYNIVVSVANGSVFLDVMEKAQKENATLFSFTAEESSWGPYITTVQGIKANSNERTYWALLSNGKPLSQGAGSYVVHAGENLEVRWSKY
- the TCN1 gene encoding transcobalamin-1 isoform X1 is translated as MIPSHQLPLVGLLLFSLIPRQQCEICEISRENYTALNPLINTMINSKYSKGIQAANVLLSLRLGGILNQTQEQKLMRQIVRSVENKESSLTSGQLALSILALGACKRPDEMFKNYSDLVKQLENKFQEEIKNMEEHDDNPLTNYYQLSLDVLALCLFSGNYSISIVATKFNPENKNYYFHGQFSVDTGAMAVLALTCVMRDKTNSQNIMYKQDLEIIGGHIGSLIRKILSQKKEDGLIGNIYSTGEAMQALFVSSHYYKKSQWDCQKTRNKVLEEIPKGVFRMPTAAAQILPALLGKTYLDVNKDSPCVYKSGAFNLSTQEPTSGPPAVSHPQIQVNYSVVINTTYNIVVSVANGSVFLDVMEKAQKENATLFSFTAEESSWGPYITTVQGIKANSNERTYWALLSNGKPLSQGAGSYVVHAGENLEVRWSKY